From a single Drosophila sulfurigaster albostrigata strain 15112-1811.04 chromosome 3, ASM2355843v2, whole genome shotgun sequence genomic region:
- the LOC133844369 gene encoding bifunctional peptidase and arginyl-hydroxylase JMJD5 isoform X1, whose protein sequence is MFTDDATLGELAKLLPQFADIEHVLQPPEVEARYILKRAAKHFEQLQANEEDREELGYLVEALVDKSWERIHSGHFSQVPLTTRQIYALACYYKIFLLLLNNSGVEQRERCSAILDEALLLGCTDNLYGQSNELQSALMKYLDDVERNKNNPKPLPILEELQRIVCRCDIPQLDAPSLSEFRACCYDALQPTILLNTLNHWPALSKWRDLNYLLKVAGNRTVPIEIGSNYASDEWSQQLVKIRDFLYRQFGDTNHTNDFEVEYLAQHELFAQIPALKSDICVPDYCSVNTESTTPVDIKAWLGPKDTVSPMHTDPKHNLLCQVFGSKRIILASPSDTANLYAHESEFLGNTSQIDAANLDFERFPLLSSVRFYELILQPGDCLYLPPKWWHYVRSNTPSFSVSFWFE, encoded by the exons ATGTTTACAGACGACGCGACTTTAGGGGAACTCGCAAAATTATTGCCACAATTTGCAGACATTGAACATGTTCTGCAGCCACCTGAAGTTGAGGCACGTTACATACTTAAACGAGCTGCAAAACACTTTGAGCAACTGCAGGCGAACGAAGAAGATCGCGAGGAACTTGGCTATCTAGTTGAGGCTTTAGTGGACAAGAGCTGGGAGCGCATACACAGTGGACACTTTAGTCAAGTGCCGCTGACAACGCGTCAAATCTATGCACTTGCCTGCTACTATAAG ATTTTCTTGCTGCTCTTGAATAACTCAGGCGTGGAACAACGTGAGCGATGCAGCGCCATACTCGATGAAGCACTGCTGCTGGGCTGCACGGATAACCTTTATGGACAGTCCAATGAATTGCAAAGTGCACTAATGAAGTATTTAGACGATGTTGAGAGAAACAAGAATAATCCCAAGCCTTTGCCAATTTTAGAGGAATTGCAGCGCATTGTTTGCCGTTGTGATATACCCCAATTGGATGCTCCAAGTCTAAGCGAATTTCGTGCGTGTTGCTATGACGCTCTGCAGCCAACGATACTCCTCAACACGTTGAATCATTGGCCCGCTTTAAGCAAATGGCGCGATTTGAATTATCTGCTTAAGGTGGCAGGCAATCGCACTGTGCCCATCGAGATTGGCTCGAATTATGCCAGCGATGAGTGGTCGCAACAGCTAGTAAAGATACGCGATTTCCTGTACAGGCAATTTGGCGATACCAATCATACCAATGACTTTGAAGTCGAATATCTTGCGCAACACGAGCTTTTTGCCCAAATTCCAGCATTGAAGTCCGATATTTGTGTGCCCGATTACTGCAGCGTTAACACAGAAAGTACGACTCCGGTGGACATCAAAGCATGGCTGGGACCCAAGGACACTGTCTCACCCATGCACACGGATCCCAAACACAATTTGTTATGCCAAGTATTTGGCTCTAAGCGGATTATTCTAGCATCTCCATCGGACACAGCGAATCTCTATGCACACGAGAGCGAATTCCTGGGAAACACTTCGCAAATCGATGCAGCTAATCTGGACTTCGAACGCTTTCCACTGCTGAGCAGCGTGCGATTTTATGAGCTGATTTTGCAGCCCGGCGACTGTTTGTATTTGCCGCCCAAGTGGTGGCATTACGTGCGATCCAACACTCCCAGTTTCTCAGTGAGTTTCTGGTTTGAATAG
- the LOC133844369 gene encoding bifunctional peptidase and arginyl-hydroxylase JMJD5 isoform X2, producing MKYLDDVERNKNNPKPLPILEELQRIVCRCDIPQLDAPSLSEFRACCYDALQPTILLNTLNHWPALSKWRDLNYLLKVAGNRTVPIEIGSNYASDEWSQQLVKIRDFLYRQFGDTNHTNDFEVEYLAQHELFAQIPALKSDICVPDYCSVNTESTTPVDIKAWLGPKDTVSPMHTDPKHNLLCQVFGSKRIILASPSDTANLYAHESEFLGNTSQIDAANLDFERFPLLSSVRFYELILQPGDCLYLPPKWWHYVRSNTPSFSVSFWFE from the coding sequence ATGAAGTATTTAGACGATGTTGAGAGAAACAAGAATAATCCCAAGCCTTTGCCAATTTTAGAGGAATTGCAGCGCATTGTTTGCCGTTGTGATATACCCCAATTGGATGCTCCAAGTCTAAGCGAATTTCGTGCGTGTTGCTATGACGCTCTGCAGCCAACGATACTCCTCAACACGTTGAATCATTGGCCCGCTTTAAGCAAATGGCGCGATTTGAATTATCTGCTTAAGGTGGCAGGCAATCGCACTGTGCCCATCGAGATTGGCTCGAATTATGCCAGCGATGAGTGGTCGCAACAGCTAGTAAAGATACGCGATTTCCTGTACAGGCAATTTGGCGATACCAATCATACCAATGACTTTGAAGTCGAATATCTTGCGCAACACGAGCTTTTTGCCCAAATTCCAGCATTGAAGTCCGATATTTGTGTGCCCGATTACTGCAGCGTTAACACAGAAAGTACGACTCCGGTGGACATCAAAGCATGGCTGGGACCCAAGGACACTGTCTCACCCATGCACACGGATCCCAAACACAATTTGTTATGCCAAGTATTTGGCTCTAAGCGGATTATTCTAGCATCTCCATCGGACACAGCGAATCTCTATGCACACGAGAGCGAATTCCTGGGAAACACTTCGCAAATCGATGCAGCTAATCTGGACTTCGAACGCTTTCCACTGCTGAGCAGCGTGCGATTTTATGAGCTGATTTTGCAGCCCGGCGACTGTTTGTATTTGCCGCCCAAGTGGTGGCATTACGTGCGATCCAACACTCCCAGTTTCTCAGTGAGTTTCTGGTTTGAATAG
- the LOC133844376 gene encoding uncharacterized protein LOC133844376 produces MDCAPLNLAHFHERRSERFIRHHRYEEAIKALETSLLYLQDAYKNVQLPKSKEVLDTLTLDFQRKLRQIEMRKTQHGLTKMKDFVQLKETSPMLPLRPEHGVGSAQSVAKAIDKTVQDFDAKFISTVERKPAIPELKVDNKLTSDVQAESQELNLLERSTENDMPSLTPLELPSFDYTLFTSSSAPSLASYMGMAESFQK; encoded by the exons ATGGACTGTGCACCGCTGAATTTG GCTCATTTTCATGAACGCCGCTCCGAGCGTTTCATCCGCCATCATCGCTACGAAGAGGCAATTAAAGCATTAGAAACTTCTTTGCTTTATCTACAGGATGCATACAAAAATGTACAGCTGCCCAAATCGAAAGAGGTGCTGGACACTTTAACGCTGGACTTTCAGCGCAAACTGcgacaaattgaaatgcgtAAAACGCAGCATGGCCTAACAAAGATGAAGGATTTCGTGCAGCTCAAAGAAACAAGTCCCATGTTGCCACTGCGACCAGAACATGGCGTGGGATCAGCACAATCAGTGGCCAAGGCTATTGACAAGACCGTGCAGGACTTTGATGCCAAGTTCATTTCAACAGTAGAACGCAAGCCAGCGATACCTGAACTTAAAGTAGACAACAAACTGACGAGCGATGTGCAGGCAGAGAGTCAAGAGCTCAACCTGCTGGAGCGCAGCACAGAGAATGACATGCCCTCATTGACACCCTTGGAGCTACCTTCATTCGATTATACCCTTTTCACCAGCTCGTCAGCGCCATCGCTGGCCAGTTATATGGGCATGGCGGAAAGCTTTCAAAAGTAG
- the LOC133844374 gene encoding B-cell receptor-associated protein 31 isoform X2, giving the protein MSLVWTLVATFLYAEIIVVLLLVLPVASPYKWNRLFKSKFLAMLAQQAHIYFFVVMFVLVLFLLEAIREMRKYSSFEGTGETHLNVEMQHSMRLFRAQRNFYISGFSIFLVLVIRRLVALISAQANLLAQSEASMKQAQSATAAARSLMDDKKTDKAKEATEDNTLNELSRLRKRVQGLTARVS; this is encoded by the exons ATGAGTCTTGTGTGGACTTTGGTCGCCACCTTTCTGTACGCAGAAATTATAGTGGttttgctgctggtgctgccaGTGGCCAGCCCCTACAAATGGAACCGACTCTTCAAATCCAAATTTCTGGCCATGTTGGCACAGCAGGCGCACATATATTTCTTTGTCGTCATGTTTGTGCTCGTTCTCTTCCTATTGGAGGCCATACGTGAGATGCGCAAGTATTCCAGCTTCGAGGGCACAGGCGAAACCCATTTGAACGTGGAGATGCAGCACAGCATGCGTTTGTTCCGCGCCCAGCGTAACTTTTACATTTCCGGCTTCTCCATCTTCCTCGTTTTGGTGATCCGCCGATTGGTGGCCTTGATCTCTGCCCAGGCGAACCTCTTGGCCCAAAGCGAGGCCTCCATGAAGCAGGCCCAGAGCGCCACGGCCGCAGCACGTTCCCTGATGGACGACAAGAAGACCGACAAGGCCAAGGAGGCAACCGAAGACAACACACTCAATGAG TTGTCTCGCCTGCGGAAGCGTGTGCAAGGACTCACCGCCAGAGTATCCTAA
- the LOC133844374 gene encoding B-cell receptor-associated protein 31 isoform X1 produces MSLVWTLVATFLYAEIIVVLLLVLPVASPYKWNRLFKSKFLAMLAQQAHIYFFVVMFVLVLFLLEAIREMRKYSSFEGTGETHLNVEMQHSMRLFRAQRNFYISGFSIFLVLVIRRLVALISAQANLLAQSEASMKQAQSATAAARSLMDDKKTDKAKEATEDNTLNELNKLRERVQELTSELNREKKDKEAVKSQAESINREYDRLTEEYSKLQKQITIGAVGTKDD; encoded by the exons ATGAGTCTTGTGTGGACTTTGGTCGCCACCTTTCTGTACGCAGAAATTATAGTGGttttgctgctggtgctgccaGTGGCCAGCCCCTACAAATGGAACCGACTCTTCAAATCCAAATTTCTGGCCATGTTGGCACAGCAGGCGCACATATATTTCTTTGTCGTCATGTTTGTGCTCGTTCTCTTCCTATTGGAGGCCATACGTGAGATGCGCAAGTATTCCAGCTTCGAGGGCACAGGCGAAACCCATTTGAACGTGGAGATGCAGCACAGCATGCGTTTGTTCCGCGCCCAGCGTAACTTTTACATTTCCGGCTTCTCCATCTTCCTCGTTTTGGTGATCCGCCGATTGGTGGCCTTGATCTCTGCCCAGGCGAACCTCTTGGCCCAAAGCGAGGCCTCCATGAAGCAGGCCCAGAGCGCCACGGCCGCAGCACGTTCCCTGATGGACGACAAGAAGACCGACAAGGCCAAGGAGGCAACCGAAGACAACACACTCAATGAG CTCAACAAGCTGCGCGAACGCGTCCAGGAGCTGACCTCCGAGTTGAATCGCGAGAAGAAGGACAAGGAAGCCGTCAAGTCGCAGGCCGAGAGCATTAATCGTGAATACGATCGCCTCACCGAGGAGTACAGCAAACTGCAGAAGCAGATCACAATTGGCGCTGTGGGCACAAAGGATGATTAA
- the LOC133844370 gene encoding UPF0415 protein C7orf25 homolog has product MEMEENRLYDDANDKIRLGNELKNALVEFEDIAGVSKVQRKIQQELKFLEKVIRTKTLKENHITSSNFVNYEFLIKTLRLQQGVVDINSVFPLESRDNPLRVDIVANNGLKWIKVIARNSKSIEDAAKGCVSFGARSVLDQAADYLEASELHFCMFQRPKIVFYFSNKIESSLHDELKEMGVQTASLEEPDQDVDQYATMSNELNLDVTTMLAYCSALSNGRCNWIFKEPLLTEQAEKERELPVKPILEKIFEGKRLVCCQLAYDAFENILKVLGGPHERELAAEFMKRVSIFPNVDTIPVEFSNIRFTAKVNERSLKIFSFGMERKIFTVTSNKAFVRSAKMQGINVPVFVHASRALTESKEATAKPL; this is encoded by the exons ATGGAGATGGAGGAGAATCGACTTTATGACGATGCTAACGATAAAATTCGGCTGGGCAACGAATTAAAAAATGCGTTGGTCGAGTTCGAGGACATAGCTGGTGTTTCAAAAGTGCAACGAAAAATCCAACAGGAACTTAAGTTCTTGGAAAAG GTTATACGTACAAAAACATTGAAGGAGAATCACATAACCAGCAGTAACTTTGTGAACTATGAGTTTCTCATTAAAACATTGCGATTGCAACAGGGTGTCGTCGATATAAATTCAGTGTTTCCTCTCGAATCGCGTGACAATCCTCTGCGTGTTGACATTGTGGCCAACAATGGCTTAAAATGGATCAAGGTAATCGCACGCAACTCCAAGTCAATTGAAGATGCTGCCAAGGGCTGTGTTAGCTTTGGGGCACGCAGCGTACTCGATCAGGCTGCCGACTATTTGGAGGCCAGTGAACTACATTTTTGCATGTTTCAGCGCCCGAAg ATTGTATTTTACTTCTCTAACAAAATCGAAAGCTCTCTGCACGATGAACTCAAGGAAATGGGAGTGCAAACGGCTTCGCTAGAAGAACCCGATCAGGATGTCGATCAATATGCTACCATGTCAAATGAACTGAACTTGGATGTCACTACCATGTTAGCGTATTGTAGCGCTCTCTCAAATGGTCGCTGCAATTGGATCTTCAAGGAGCCACTTTTGACTGAACAAGCGGAAAAGGAACGAGAGCTTCCGGTTAAGCCAATACTTGAGAAAATATTCGAGGGCAAGCGTCTGGTCTGCTGTCAACTAGCTTACGACgcttttgaaaatattctaaaaGTATTGGGCGGTCCCCATGAACGAGAATTGGCTGCTGAGTTTATGAAACGCGTTTCAATCTTTCCGAATGTTGACACGATACCTGTTGAGTTCTCCAACATCAGATTCACTGCGAAAGTAAATGAAAGAAGTTTGAAAATATTCAGCTTTGGTATGGAACGTAAAATATTTACAGTAACTTCTAATAAGGCATTTGTGAGATCAGCCAAAATGCAG ggtatcaacGTCCCCGTTTTTGTGCATGCATCACGAGCACTGACTGAGAGCAAAGAAGCTACTGCTAAGCCGCtataa
- the LOC133844375 gene encoding protein DPCD gives MSYQNWLDYLQSAEKNSMLSGKLRKVHYKFPDGRQMAEEYNMDTGIVQRRAWRKSKQLMGEPEWELELGEEPRQINWNGNNSRGGGGDADNVSGGEFTVRESNSAPLLTKRVTKKNIEWRIRNLPYPLNVYNVSAEPDLHAIVVRTSNKKYYKVIPVPDLDRCGMPPIQANISTHHQFNTLIITYQKPDILCEMEAQVLLLLKNVETETDMDDLLKGLLAK, from the coding sequence atgtCGTATCAAAATTGGTTGGACTATTTGCAGTCCGCTGAGAAGAACTCAATGCTCAGTGGCAAGCTGCGTAAAGTTCATTACAAGTTCCCCGATGGTCGCCAAATGGCCGAAGAATACAACATGGACACGGGTATTGTGCAGCGTCGAGCGTGGCGCAAATCCAAGCAACTCATGGGTGAGCCGGAGTGGGAACTCGAGCTGGGTGAGGAGCCTCGGCAAATCAACTGGAATGGCAACAATTCAAGAGGCGGTGGAGGCGATGCAGACAATGTGTCGGGAGGCGAATTCACAGTACGTGAAAGCAACTCGGCGCCGTTGCTAACCAAACGAGTGACCAAGAAGAACATCGAGTGGCGCATACGCAATCTGCCGTATCCACTTAATGTCTATAATGTCTCAGCCGAGCCGGACTTACATGCAATCGTGGTGCGCACCAGTAACAAGAAGTATTACAAGGTGATTCCTGTACCTGATCTGGATCGCTGTGGCATGCCACCGATACAGGCGAATATAAGCACACATCACCAGTTCAATACACTGATCATCACCTATCAGAAGCCGGACATTTTGTGCGAGATGGAAGCCCaggttttgttgctgctcaaGAATGTGGAAACTGAGACTGATATGGATGATCTGCTGAAGGGTTTGCTGGCCAAATAA